Genomic segment of Cronobacter dublinensis subsp. dublinensis LMG 23823:
TATTCACGCGCGGCACCCAGTCAGCATCCGGGTCAGCCTTGATGCGGTTATAGCGCGTAATGACGTGCAGTACGTTCATCAGCTGACGCTTATACTCGTGGATGCGCTTGATCTGGACGTCGAACAGCGCTTTCGGATTCACCACCACGTTAAGATGCTGGGCGATGTAAATCGCGAGCCGCTTCTTATTCTCAAGCTTCGCCTCGCGCACCTGCTGGTTCACCGCCGGGTAGTCGATATGCTGCTCAAGCTCGCTAAGTTGGCTGAGATCGGTGCGCCAGGTGCGCCCGATGTTTTCATCCAGCACCTCGGAGAGCGCCGGGTTCGCGAGCGCCAGCCAGCGACGCGGCGTTACGCCGTTGGTGACGTTGGTAAAGCGCATCGGGAAGATGGCCGCGAAATCGGCGAACAGCGATTGTACCATCAGGTTGGAGTGCAGCTCTGATACCCCGTTAACCTTATGGCTGACGATCACCGCAAGCCAGGCCATCCGCACGCGACGCCCGCCCGACTCGTCGACAATCGACACGCGGCTCAGCAGCGCGGTGTCGTTCGGGTACTGTTCCTGAACGGTACGCAGGAAATAGTCGTTGATTTCAAAAATGATTTGCAGATGGCGCGGCAGGATCTTGCCGAGCATATCCACCGGCCATGTCTCCAGCGCCTCGCTCATCAGCGTGTGGTTGGTGTAGGAGAAGACCTGGCACGTCACCTCGAACGCCTCATCCCAGCTGAATTTATGCTCGTCGATAAGCAGGCGCATCAACTCAGGAATCGACAGTACCGGGTGGGTGTCGTTAAGGTGAATCGCCACTTTCTGCGCCAGGTTGGCGTAGGTTTTGTGCAGCATAAAGTGGCGGCTTAAGATGTCCTGCACCGTGGCGGAGACCAGGAAATACTCCTGACGCAGACGCAGCTCGCGCCCCGAATAGGTGGAGTCGTCCGGGTAGAGGACGCGCGACACGTTTTCGGAGTGGTTTTTATCTTCCACCGCCGCGAAGTAGTCGCCCTGGTTAAACTTACCGAGGTTTATCGCGCTACTTGCCTGCGCGCTCCAGAGCCGCAGCGTGTTGGTGGCGTCGGTATCATAACCGGGCACGATCTGGTCGCACGCCATGGCGATGATCTCTTCCGTCTCCACCCAGCGGGTCTTTTTGCCTTCCTGCTGGATGCGGCCGCCGAAACGCACTTTATAGCGTGTGTTGTGGCGCTGAAACTCCCACGGGTTGCCATATTCCAGCCAGTAATCCGGCGATTCCTTCTGGCGGCCGTCGACGATGTTTTGCTTGAACATACCGTAATCGTAACGGATGCCGTAGCCGCGGCCCGGCAGGCCGAGCGTCGCCAGCGAATCCAGGAAGCAGGCGGCAAGACGCCCGAGACCGCCGTTGCCGAGGCCCGGGTCGTTCTCTTCGTCGATAAGCTCCTCCAGGTCAAGGCCCATCCCTTCCAGCGCGTTCTGCACATCTTCGTAGATGCCAAGCGACAGCAGGGCGTTGGAGAGCGTGCGGCCAATCAGAAACTCCATCGACAGATAGTAGACCTGACGCACTTCCTGCGAGAGTTGCGCGCGGTTGGAGCGCAGCCAGCGCTCCACCATGCGATCGCGCACGGCAAACAGGGTGGCGTTCAGCCACTCATGTTTGTTAGCGATGGCCGGATCTTTGCCGATGGTGAACATCAGCTTATAAGCGATAGAGTGTTTTAACGCCTCCACGCTCAGGGTCGGCGACGCATAGCTAAAGGGTTCATTCATCGACGTGTTCCTTTACAACAAGCGTTGATAAAGCTCGCGGTACGATTTCGCCGCGACCTGCCAGCTAAAGTCCATTCCCATAGCCTGACGCTGCACAAAACGCCAGAGAGACGGACGGGACCACAGTACGAAAGCGCGCCGGATAGCCCGTAACAGCGACCAGGCGTTACTGTCTTCAAACACAAAACCGCTCGCGATGCCGTCCGCCAGGTTTTCCAGCGAGCTGTCGGAAACGGTATCCGCGAGCCCCCCCGTGCGGCGCACCAGCGGCAGCGTGCCGTATTTCAGGCCATAAAGCTGGGTCAGCCCGCACGGCTCAAAGCGGCTCGGCACTAAAATCACATCCGCGCCGCCCATGATGCGGTGCGAGAAGGCTTCGTGATAACCAATCTGCACGCCGACCTGGCCCGGATGCTCGGCGGCGGCGGCGAGGAAGCCCTCCTGCAACACCGGATCGCCCGCGCCAAGCAGCGCCAGCTGTCCGCCCTGCTCCAGCAGCCCCGGCAGCGCCTCCAGCACCAGATCCAGCCCTTTCTGACTGGTCAGGCGGCTGACCACCGCGAACAACGGCACTTTGTCATTCACCTTCAGGCCCATCGCTATCTGGAGCTGGCGTTTGTTTTCCGCTTTCTCCTCCAGCGTATCGCGGGTGTAGCGCGAGGCGAGGAGCAAATCATGCGTCGGGTTCCAGATTTTCTCATCGACGCCGTTCAGAATGCCCGACAGCCGCCCTTCGCTGTGGCGCTGCCTGAGCAGCCCTTCCAGCCCGTAGGCGAAATGCGGCTCGGTGATTTCACGCGCGTAGGTCGGGCTCACCGCCGTAATATGATCGGCATAGTAAAGGCCCGCCTTGAGGAACGAAATTTCACCGTTGAACTCAAGCCCATTCATATTAAACATCGACCATGGCAGTCCGATTTCATCCATGTGATGCGCGTAAAACATGCCCTTATAAGCCAGGTTATGAACGGTAAACACCGATTTCGCCGGACGACCGCGCGCGGCGAGATACGCAGGGGTTAAGCCCGCATGCCAGTCATGCGCGTGAACGATGTCAGGACGCCAGAACGGATCCAGGCCCGCCGCCATTTCGCTGCCGACCCAGCCCAAAAGCGCAAAGCGAATCACGTTGTCGGCATAGGCGTACAGGTTAGTGTCGTGGTACGGGCTGCCCGGACGGTCATAGAGGTGCGGCGCGTCGATAAGATAGATGCCGACGCCGTTAAAATGTCCGAATAACAAAGCGATCGGCCCGGCGAAGGTGTCCCGACGCGTAATCACTTTTGCATCCGCAACGCCTCGACGGAGATCGGGGAAGCCCGGCAGCAGCACGCGGGTATCCACCCCTTCGGCAATCTGCGCAGCAGGCAACGCGCCAAGGACATCCGCCAGACCACCCGTTTTCAGCAGCGGAAAAAGTTCAGAACATACATGTAAGACCTGCATTATCTCTCCCGTTGAAAGTCACAGCGCAACAGGCGCGCCGAACGCGAAACATCACGCGCGGAAACCATCGTCCGTGCGCACTTAATCCTTGTGCGACTTAGTCTGACAAACGCGCCAGCATGTCGCGGGTCACCAATACAATGCCCTCTTCGGAACGGTAGAAACGGCGAGCATCCTCTTCGGCGTTTTCGCCAATCACCATGCCTTCAGGGATAACACAGGCCCGGTCGATAATGCAGCGACGCAGGCGGCAGGAGCGGCCTACCCAGACATCGGGCAGCAGCACTGCGGAATCAATATTGCAAAACGAGTTCACGCGCACGCGCGGGAACAGCACCGACTGCACCACCACCGACCCGGAAATAATGCAGCCGCCGGAGACCAGCGAGTTCAGCGTCATGCCGTGGCTGCCGGAGCGGTCCTGCACGAATTTGGCCGGCGGCAGCGACTCCATGTGCGTGCGGATAGGCCAGTCCTGGTCGTACATATCAAGCTCCGGCGTCACCGAGGCGAGATCGAGATTCGCCTTCCAGTACGCCTCCAGCGTTCCCACGTCGCGCCAGTACGGCTCCGCGTTCGGATCGGACTGCACGCAGGAGAGTGGGAACGGATGCGCGTAGGCTTCGCCGCTGTATGTCACTTTCGGGATAATGTCTTTACCGAAGTCGTGGCTGGAGGATTCGTTTTTGTCATCCTCTTCCAGCAACTCATAAAGATAGTCGGCATCAAAAATATAGATCCCCATGCTGGCGAGCGCTTTAGTCTCGTCGCCGGGCATGGATGGCGGGTTCGCCGGTTTTTCCACAAAATCGATGACTTTGCTGTTCTCATCGACCGCCATCACCCCGAAGGCTCTCGCTTCGGCCACCGGCACAGGCAGGCAGGCGACGGTACAGCGCGCGCCTTTCTCGACGTGGTCGATAAGCATGCGCGAGTAGTCCTGCTTGTAGATGTGATCGCCTGCGAGAATGACCACATACTCCGCTTTATAGCGGCGGATGATGTCGAGGTTCTGGGTGACCGCGTCAGCGGTGCCGCGGTACCAGGTTTCGCCATGTACGCGCTGCTGCGCCGGCAGGAGGTCAACAAACTCGTTCATCTCTTCGCTGAAGAACGACCAGCCGCGCTGGATGTGCTGCACCAGCGTATGCGACTGATACTGCGTGATAACCCCGATGCGACGAATGCCGGAGTTGATGCAGTTCGAGAGCGCGAAGTCGATAATGCGGAACTTACCGCCGAAATGAACAGCGGGCTTGGCGCGGGTCGCGGTTAAATCTTTCAACCGCGTGCCGCGGCCGCCCGCCAGGATCAGCGCCACGGATTTCAATGGCAACTGTCTTGCCAGCATTAACGGATCTTTCTTTTCAAGCCTGACCATGACGAACTCCTGTTTATGACTTCTGGAAGACGCACACACCGTGCGCAGGCCCATGCCATACAGCCATGACAACCGGATTATCCTCTCCGGCAAATGGAGGAACGGCGCGCCACTCCCCTTCAGGTAATACGATCTCGCTCACTTCATCGTGGCCGTTAAGGGTAACAAGCCAGCGATCGGACAAGAGGATTTGCAGCAGGCGTGTGCCGCTGTGCCAGTCCTCTGGTCGCATCGGCGCGCCCGCGGCGTTAAGCCAGCGAACGTTGCCGTCGTTCTCTTCCCACCAGGATGCGGCGGTTAACGCCGGAATTTGCCTGCGAAGGCGGATCAGGGCTGCGGTAAACGCGATAAGCCCTTCGTCGGCCTGCGACCAGTCAAACCAGGTCAGTTCGTTATCCTGGCAATACGCATTGTTATTGCCATGCTGGCTGTGGCCGTGTTCATCCCCCGCCAGCAGCATCGGCGTGCCCTGCGATAGCAGCAGCGACGCCAGTAACGCATGCGCGCTGGCGCGCCGCGCGTCCTGAATGCTCTGCCCGCCGCCTAAGCCTTCATAGCCGTGATTGCTGCTGTGGTTTTCCCACGCGCCGTCGCGGTTATCTTCGCCGTTGGCTTCGTTGTGTTTCTCGTTGAACGACAAGCAGTCGCGCAGCGTAAAGCCGTCATGCGCCGTCACCAGATTGACGCTCGCCCAGGGCTCACGCCCGTCGCGGCGATATACATCCGCCGACGCGGCAAACCGGGTGGCGAATTCGCCAGGGCCGGATTCGCGGCGCAGCCAGAAGCGGCGCATGTCGTCCCGAAAACGGTCGTTCCACTCGGCGAAGGGCTGCGGGTAGTTGCCTACCTGATAGCCGCCGGGGCCGATATCCCACGGCTCGACGATAAGCTTCACGGCCCTGAGCGTCGGGTCGCGGCGCATCGCCTCAAAGAGCGGCGCGTCCTGCCGGAATTCCGGCGTACGGCCCATCACGGTCGCCAGATCAAACCGGAAACCGTCGACATGACACTGCTCTACCCAGAACTTCAGGCAGCCAATGGCGTAATCCACCACCGCCGGATGGCTCAGGTTCAGCGTGTTGCCGCAGCCGGTCCAGTTGTGATAATCGCCATGGTCCTGTATCCAATAATAGCTACGGTTATCAATTCCGCGCAGGGAGAAGGTCGGTCCTTCGAGATCCAGTTCAGCGCTGTGGTTGAGCACGGTGTCGAGGATCACCTCGATACCCGCCTTATGCAGCGCTTTCACCGCATCGCGAAATTCGTTTAACGCCGCCTGCGGCGCGGGCTGCGAGGCGTAGCGCGTCTCGGGCGCCCAGAGCGCGAGCGGGTTATAGCCCCAGTAATTGGCAAGGCCGAGGCGTTGCAGGCGCGGCTCGCTGCAAAATTTCGCCACCGGCTGTAACTCCAGGGCGGTAATGCCGAGCCGCTGAAAATGGGCGATCATTGCCGGGTGGCCGAGCGCGGCGTAAGTGCCGCGCAGCGCGGACGGGATATCCGGGTGCAGGCGCGTTAAGCCGCGCACGTGCGCCTCGTAAATCACGGTGTCGCCCCAGGGAATCGCGGGCGGCGCGTCGTCTTCCCAGTCGTAACGGTCGTCCATCACCACCGCTTTGGGCATGACGTCACGATTGTCGCGCGGGTCCGGCGCGTCGATGCCGCCATACAGGCGCGGGTCGTCCACTACATCGCCCTCCACGCCGCGGGCGCAGGGGTCAAGCAGCAGTTTGGCCGGGTTGAAGCGATGGCCCTGTTCAGGGCGCCACGGGCCATATACCCGATAACCGTAGCGCAGGCCAGGGCGGGCGTCCGGCAGGTAGCCGTGCCAGATATCGCCGCTGCGGGCGGGCAGCGTGTAACGCGCCTCGTTGCCGCTCTCGTCAAACACGCACAGCTCCACCTTTTCCGCATGGGCGGAAAACAGCGTGAAATTCACGCCCGCGCCATCACACCAGGCGCCAGGTGGAGCGGAACGGCCTGCGTTAAGCTGCATCATCTGCCTCTCTGACCAGCCAGATCGTGGCAAGCGGCGGTAGCGTGACGGAAAGCGAGTTATCGCGTCCGTGGCTTGCGATAGCTTCACTGCGCACCTTGCCGCCGTTTCCGGCGTTGCTGCCGTGGTAGTGCTGCGAGTCGGTATTGAGGATTTCGCGCCACTCGCCCGGCTGGTTGATGCCAAAGCGATAGTTGTGACGCAGCACCGGCGTAAAGTTGCTGGCGACGATGATTTCATTCCCCTGAGCATCGCGGCGCGCGAAGATAAACACCGAGTTCTGGTTATCCTCTACCACCAGCCATTCGAAGCCATAAGGATCGAAATCAAGTTCGTGCAGGGCTTTGTGCTGCCGATAAGTAGAATTGAGATCCCGCACCAGTCTTTGCACGCCGTTGTGCCAGTTGTCATCGCCTTCGAGCAGATGCCAGTCGAGGCTGGCGTCGTGATTCCACTCGCGCCCCTGTGCGAATTCGTTGCCCATAAACAGCAGTTTTTTACCGGGGAAGCCCCACATCCAGGCGTAGTAGGCGCGCAGGTTGGCGAACTTCTGCCAGGCGTCGCCCGGCATCCGGTCGAGAATCGATTTTTTGCCATGCACCACTTCGTCATGTGACAGCGGCAAAACGAAGTTTTCGGTGTAGTTGTAAATCATCCCGAAGGTCATTTTGTGGTGATGGTACTGGCGATAGACCGGGTCGAGCTTCATGTAGTCGAGCGTGTCGTGCATCCAGCCCAGATTCCACTTGTACCAGAAGCCGAGGCCGCCGGTTGATGGTGGGCGAGAGACGCCAGGGAAATCGGTGGACTCTTCGGCCATCGTGACCGCGCCGTTCACCTGCTCGCCGATGATGCGGTTGGTGTTGCGCAGAAACTCCATCGCTTCGAGGTTCTCGCGCCCGCCGTACTGGTTCGGGATCCACTCCCCCTCTTTGCGGCTGTAGTCGCGATAAATCATCGAAGCGACGGCGTCCACGCGCAGGGCATCGATGCCGAAGCGCTCGGTCCAGTACAGCGCGTTGCCCACGAGGAAGTTACTCACTTCGCGGCGGCCATAGTTGTAGATAAGCGTGTTCCAGTCCTGGTGATAGCCTTCGCGCGGGTCGCCGTGCTCGTAAAGCGCGGTGCCGTCGAAATTCGCCAGCGCGAAATCATCGGACGGGAAATGCCCCGGCACCCAGTCGAGAATGACGTTCAGCCCGGCGGCATGTGCGGCGTTGATGAAATAGCGAAACTCTTCGCGCGTGCCGAAACGGCGGGTCGGCGCGTAGAGGCCGGTCGGCTGATAGCCCCAACTGCCATCAAACGGATGTTCATTGACCGGCAGCAGTTCGATATGGGTAAAGCCCATCCACTTCACGTAGGGGATCAGCTGGTCGGCAAGCTCCCGGTAGCTCAGCCAGAAATTGTTATCCGTGTGACGTCGCCAGGAGCCGAGATGCACTTCGTAAATGGAAATGGGCGCGTCGAAACGGTTGGCGTCCTGGCGCGCGGTATTCGGCTCCACTTTTTCCGGCAGCCCGCAGATAAGCGATGCGGTTTCCGGGCGCATCTGTGCCTCAAAGGCATACGGGTCAGATTTCATGCGCAAATGGCCGTTCGCGTCGATCATCTCATATTTGTAGAGCTGACCGTTGTGCGCACCGGGGATGAACAGCTCCCAGATGCCGCTCTCTTTACGCAGCCGCATCGGGTGGCGGCGGCCGTCCCAGTAGTTGAACTGCCCCACCACGGAGACGCGCTGCGCGTTCGGCGCCCAGACGGAGAAACGCGTGCCGGTGACGCCGTCCATCGTGTCCGGATGCGCGCCGAGCGTTTCATAAGGCCGCAGATGGGTACCTTCGGACAGCAGCCAGACATCCAGCTCCTGCAACAGCGGTCCGAAGCGATAAGGATCGTCAATCAGGTTCTGCTGCCCGTGCCAGATCACGGCCAGCTGATAGCGAAACGGGTTTTTACGACGCGCCATCACGCCGCTGAAGAAACCGCGAGAATCGAGACATTCGAGCTTGCCCACTTTGCGCCCGGTCTTGGGTTCAATAACCCAGACTTCAGTGGCGTCGGGAAGCAGCGCGCGGACTTCAATCCCCGCGTCGGTGGTGTGCATGCCCAGAACGGAGAAAGGATCCGAAAAATGGCCCGCAATCAGCGCATTAATCACGTCTCTTGAGACACGATCAGACATGGTTATCATCCTGTTTATTTGGTGCCGCCCCATTCCAGCCTTACGCCTGCGCGTCCGGTAGCGACACTCTTAATGACCTGAACGGGCAGAGCCTGAAGCACTCCTGTAGCTGTGCCGTTCCACCTGGAAGTATGACGAGAAGACCTCGCCTTATGCTAAGCATAGCCAGGGGATTCTGTTATCCCTGAGAAAATATGGAACATTCGACTTTTCTTTCGTGACCCGGATAAAAAAAGAGCGCCGAAGCGCTCTTTTTGTTTATGCCAGTTGACGCAGCATACGCCGCAGCGGTTCGGCCGCGCCCCAGAGGAGCTGATCGCCGACCGTGAACGCCGACAGATACTCCGGCCCCATGTTGAGTTTGCGCAGGCGTCCGACCGGCGTGCTGAGCGTGCCGGTGACCGCCGCAGGCGTCAGTTCGCGCATGGTGATCTCGCGGTCGTTCGGCACCACTTTCACCCAGTCGTTATGG
This window contains:
- the glgP gene encoding glycogen phosphorylase, whose amino-acid sequence is MNEPFSYASPTLSVEALKHSIAYKLMFTIGKDPAIANKHEWLNATLFAVRDRMVERWLRSNRAQLSQEVRQVYYLSMEFLIGRTLSNALLSLGIYEDVQNALEGMGLDLEELIDEENDPGLGNGGLGRLAACFLDSLATLGLPGRGYGIRYDYGMFKQNIVDGRQKESPDYWLEYGNPWEFQRHNTRYKVRFGGRIQQEGKKTRWVETEEIIAMACDQIVPGYDTDATNTLRLWSAQASSAINLGKFNQGDYFAAVEDKNHSENVSRVLYPDDSTYSGRELRLRQEYFLVSATVQDILSRHFMLHKTYANLAQKVAIHLNDTHPVLSIPELMRLLIDEHKFSWDEAFEVTCQVFSYTNHTLMSEALETWPVDMLGKILPRHLQIIFEINDYFLRTVQEQYPNDTALLSRVSIVDESGGRRVRMAWLAVIVSHKVNGVSELHSNLMVQSLFADFAAIFPMRFTNVTNGVTPRRWLALANPALSEVLDENIGRTWRTDLSQLSELEQHIDYPAVNQQVREAKLENKKRLAIYIAQHLNVVVNPKALFDVQIKRIHEYKRQLMNVLHVITRYNRIKADPDADWVPRVNIFAGKAASAYYMAKHIIHLINDVAKVINNDPQIKDRLKVVFIPNYSVSLAQLIIPAADLSEQISLAGTEASGTSNMKFALNGALTIGTLDGANVEMQEHVGEENIFIFGNTADEVEELRRVGYKPRDFYEQDDELRQVLTQIGTGVFSPEEPGRYRDLVDSLINFGDHYQVLADFRSYVDCQDSVDELYRQPEVWTTRAMHNIANMGYFSSDRTIQEYAENIWNITPVRL
- the glgA gene encoding glycogen synthase GlgA, with amino-acid sequence MQVLHVCSELFPLLKTGGLADVLGALPAAQIAEGVDTRVLLPGFPDLRRGVADAKVITRRDTFAGPIALLFGHFNGVGIYLIDAPHLYDRPGSPYHDTNLYAYADNVIRFALLGWVGSEMAAGLDPFWRPDIVHAHDWHAGLTPAYLAARGRPAKSVFTVHNLAYKGMFYAHHMDEIGLPWSMFNMNGLEFNGEISFLKAGLYYADHITAVSPTYAREITEPHFAYGLEGLLRQRHSEGRLSGILNGVDEKIWNPTHDLLLASRYTRDTLEEKAENKRQLQIAMGLKVNDKVPLFAVVSRLTSQKGLDLVLEALPGLLEQGGQLALLGAGDPVLQEGFLAAAAEHPGQVGVQIGYHEAFSHRIMGGADVILVPSRFEPCGLTQLYGLKYGTLPLVRRTGGLADTVSDSSLENLADGIASGFVFEDSNAWSLLRAIRRAFVLWSRPSLWRFVQRQAMGMDFSWQVAAKSYRELYQRLL
- the glgC gene encoding glucose-1-phosphate adenylyltransferase produces the protein MVRLEKKDPLMLARQLPLKSVALILAGGRGTRLKDLTATRAKPAVHFGGKFRIIDFALSNCINSGIRRIGVITQYQSHTLVQHIQRGWSFFSEEMNEFVDLLPAQQRVHGETWYRGTADAVTQNLDIIRRYKAEYVVILAGDHIYKQDYSRMLIDHVEKGARCTVACLPVPVAEARAFGVMAVDENSKVIDFVEKPANPPSMPGDETKALASMGIYIFDADYLYELLEEDDKNESSSHDFGKDIIPKVTYSGEAYAHPFPLSCVQSDPNAEPYWRDVGTLEAYWKANLDLASVTPELDMYDQDWPIRTHMESLPPAKFVQDRSGSHGMTLNSLVSGGCIISGSVVVQSVLFPRVRVNSFCNIDSAVLLPDVWVGRSCRLRRCIIDRACVIPEGMVIGENAEEDARRFYRSEEGIVLVTRDMLARLSD
- the glgX gene encoding glycogen debranching protein GlgX; amino-acid sequence: MMQLNAGRSAPPGAWCDGAGVNFTLFSAHAEKVELCVFDESGNEARYTLPARSGDIWHGYLPDARPGLRYGYRVYGPWRPEQGHRFNPAKLLLDPCARGVEGDVVDDPRLYGGIDAPDPRDNRDVMPKAVVMDDRYDWEDDAPPAIPWGDTVIYEAHVRGLTRLHPDIPSALRGTYAALGHPAMIAHFQRLGITALELQPVAKFCSEPRLQRLGLANYWGYNPLALWAPETRYASQPAPQAALNEFRDAVKALHKAGIEVILDTVLNHSAELDLEGPTFSLRGIDNRSYYWIQDHGDYHNWTGCGNTLNLSHPAVVDYAIGCLKFWVEQCHVDGFRFDLATVMGRTPEFRQDAPLFEAMRRDPTLRAVKLIVEPWDIGPGGYQVGNYPQPFAEWNDRFRDDMRRFWLRRESGPGEFATRFAASADVYRRDGREPWASVNLVTAHDGFTLRDCLSFNEKHNEANGEDNRDGAWENHSSNHGYEGLGGGQSIQDARRASAHALLASLLLSQGTPMLLAGDEHGHSQHGNNNAYCQDNELTWFDWSQADEGLIAFTAALIRLRRQIPALTAASWWEENDGNVRWLNAAGAPMRPEDWHSGTRLLQILLSDRWLVTLNGHDEVSEIVLPEGEWRAVPPFAGEDNPVVMAVWHGPAHGVCVFQKS
- the glgB gene encoding 1,4-alpha-glucan branching enzyme encodes the protein MSDRVSRDVINALIAGHFSDPFSVLGMHTTDAGIEVRALLPDATEVWVIEPKTGRKVGKLECLDSRGFFSGVMARRKNPFRYQLAVIWHGQQNLIDDPYRFGPLLQELDVWLLSEGTHLRPYETLGAHPDTMDGVTGTRFSVWAPNAQRVSVVGQFNYWDGRRHPMRLRKESGIWELFIPGAHNGQLYKYEMIDANGHLRMKSDPYAFEAQMRPETASLICGLPEKVEPNTARQDANRFDAPISIYEVHLGSWRRHTDNNFWLSYRELADQLIPYVKWMGFTHIELLPVNEHPFDGSWGYQPTGLYAPTRRFGTREEFRYFINAAHAAGLNVILDWVPGHFPSDDFALANFDGTALYEHGDPREGYHQDWNTLIYNYGRREVSNFLVGNALYWTERFGIDALRVDAVASMIYRDYSRKEGEWIPNQYGGRENLEAMEFLRNTNRIIGEQVNGAVTMAEESTDFPGVSRPPSTGGLGFWYKWNLGWMHDTLDYMKLDPVYRQYHHHKMTFGMIYNYTENFVLPLSHDEVVHGKKSILDRMPGDAWQKFANLRAYYAWMWGFPGKKLLFMGNEFAQGREWNHDASLDWHLLEGDDNWHNGVQRLVRDLNSTYRQHKALHELDFDPYGFEWLVVEDNQNSVFIFARRDAQGNEIIVASNFTPVLRHNYRFGINQPGEWREILNTDSQHYHGSNAGNGGKVRSEAIASHGRDNSLSVTLPPLATIWLVREADDAA